From one Rhopalosiphum padi isolate XX-2018 chromosome 2, ASM2088224v1, whole genome shotgun sequence genomic stretch:
- the LOC132921569 gene encoding histone H1A, sperm-like has protein sequence MTETVVLSAPAPVVASPAAKKSPAKNKSGAAKPKKPAASHPTTSVMVTSAIKELKEKKGSSLPAIKKYLAANYKVDPAKMAPFIRKFLKAAVANGTVVQTKGTGASGHFKLPVAEIKPKKAAVVKKKKPVVKKVKAPGAVKRKSTSAKKVKPAPGEPAAKKVKKAVAAKPKTVKPKKSPAKAKKPAVAVKPKAKKTPTKKTAAPKKK, from the coding sequence ATGACAGAAACCGTTGTTCTCTCTGCTCCGGCACCAGTCGTCGCATCGCCTGCTGCGAAGAAGTCTCCAGCCAAGAATAAGTCCGGTGCTGCTAAGCCAAAGAAGCCAGCTGCGTCTCACCCGACCACTTCCGTGATGGTCACATCAGCCATCAAAGAACTCAAGGAGAAAAAAGGTTCGTCTTTGCCAGCTATCAAGAAATACTTAGCTGCCAACTACAAAGTCGATCCCGCCAAGATGGCGCCGTTCATCAGGAAATTTTTGAAAGCCGCCGTCGCCAACGGAACCGTCGTACAGACCAAGGGCACTGGCGCTTCTGGTCACTTCAAACTACCGGTTGCCGAGATTAAACCGAAAAAGGCAGCTGTAGTCAAGAAGAAGAAACCAGTCGTCAAAAAAGTCAAAGCCCCTGGTGCCGTAAAGAGGAAGTCGACGTCTGCCAAGAAAGTGAAACCCGCGCCCGGCGAACCAGCAgctaaaaaagtcaaaaaagcTGTCGCCGCTAAACCTAAGACTGTCAAACCAAAGAAATCTCCGGCCAAAGCGAAAAAACCTGCCGTCGCTGTCAAACCCAAAGCGAAGAAGACTCCAACCAAGAAAACAGCAGCACCCAAGAAGAAGTAA
- the LOC132922843 gene encoding histone H4, which produces MTGRGKGGKGLGKGGAKRHRKVLRDNIQGITKPAIRRLARRGGVKRISGLIYEETRGVLKVFLENVIRDAVTYTEHAKRKTVTAMDVVYALKRQGRTLYGFGG; this is translated from the coding sequence ATGACCGGACGCGGTAAAGGAGGAAAAGGTCTTGGAAAAGGAGGAGCCAAACGTCATCGTAAAGTACTTCGTGATAACATCCAGGGAATAACCAAGCCCGCCATTCGTCGGTTAGCTCGTCGTGGTGGAGTGAAACGTATTTCTGGTTTGATTTACGAAGAGACCCGCGGTGTTTTGAAAGTGTTCCTGGAGAACGTAATCCGTGATGCCGTAACATACACTGAGCACGCCAAGAGGAAGACAGTAACCGCCATGGACGTTGTCTACGCCCTCAAACGCCAAGGTCGTACCCTGTATGGTTTTGGAGGTTAA
- the LOC132923089 gene encoding histone H2A, translated as MSGRGKAGKSKGGKSKTRSSRAGLQFPVGRIHRLLRKGNYAERVGAGAPVYLAAVMEYLAAEVLELAGNAARDNKKSRIIPRHLQLAIRNDEELNKLLSGVTIAQGGVLPNIQAVLLPKKTEKKV; from the coding sequence ATGAGCGGAAGAGGCAAAGCAGGCAAATCAAAGGGAGGCAAATCCAAGACCAGGTCGTCCCGTGCTGGACTCCAGTTCCCAGTCGGTCGTATCCATCGACTGTTGAGAAAAGGAAATTACGCCGAGCGTGTCGGAGCCGGAGCACCTGTATATCTGGCCGCCGTCATGGAATACTTGGCAGCTGAAGTTTTGGAACTGGCCGGTAATGCTGCCCGTGACAACAAGAAATCTCGTATCATTCCCAGACATTTGCAATTGGCAATCAGGAACGACGAAGAATTGAACAAATTATTGTCCGGTGTCACAATCGCTCAAGGCGGTGTGTTGCCCAACATCCAAGCCGTTCTTTTGCCCAAAAAGACCGAGAAGAAAGTCTAA
- the LOC132923083 gene encoding histone H2B-like, whose translation MAPGGKSAGKAMKKSSGKAQKNIAKSDKKRKPKRKESYAIYIYKVLKQVHPDTGVSSKAMSIMNSFVNDLFERIAAESSRLAHYNKRSTITSREIQTAVRLLLPGELAKHAVSEGTKAVTKYTSSK comes from the coding sequence ATGGCTCCAGGAGGTAAATCCGCAGGAAAGGCAATGAAAAAGTCGTCCGGCAAGGCCCAAAAAAACATCGCCAAATCCGACAAGAAACGCAAGCCAAAGAGGAAAGAATCCTATGCCATCTACATCTACAAAGTGCTGAAGCAAGTACATCCCGACACCGGAGTATCGTCTAAGGCCATGAGCATAATGAACAGCTTCGTCAACGATCTGTTCGAACGCATCGCCGCCGAATCCAGTCGTCTGGCCCATTACAACAAGCGCTCGACCATCACCAGTCGGGAAATCCAAACTGCCGTCCGGTTACTATTACCTGGTGAATTGGCTAAGCACGCTGTTAGTGAAGGAACAAAGGCTGTTACCAAATACACTAGCTCCAAATAA